In Caballeronia insecticola, one DNA window encodes the following:
- the hpnH gene encoding adenosyl-hopene transferase HpnH, whose protein sequence is MSIPMLQKVRVGAYIFRQHFSRNKRYPLALMLEPLFRCNLACNGCGKIDYPDPILNQRLSLEECLGAVDECGAPVVSIAGGEPLLHKEMPQIVKGIMARKKFVYLCTNALLMEKKMDDYEPSPYFVWSVHLDGDREAHDHSVSQPGTYDKAVAAIKEAKRRGFRVNINCTLFNDAEPERVAKFFDTLGPIGVDGITVSPGYAYERAPDQQHFLNRDKTKNLFREIFKRGNNGKNWSFSQSTLFLDFLAGNQTYQCTPWGNPARTVFGWQKPCYLVGEGYVKTFKELMETTDWDKYGTGKYEKCADCMVHCGFEATAVMDTVAHPLKAAKIALSGPRTTGAFAKDLPIDKQRPAEYVFSKHVEIKLEEIGRMQKNKGSKTAAAVN, encoded by the coding sequence TTGTCTATCCCGATGCTCCAGAAAGTCCGCGTTGGCGCCTATATCTTTCGCCAGCACTTTTCGCGCAACAAGCGCTACCCGCTCGCGCTGATGCTGGAACCGCTGTTCCGCTGCAACCTCGCGTGTAACGGTTGCGGCAAGATCGACTATCCGGATCCCATCCTGAATCAGCGCCTGTCGCTCGAAGAGTGTCTCGGCGCCGTCGATGAATGCGGCGCGCCGGTCGTGTCGATCGCGGGCGGCGAGCCGCTCCTGCACAAGGAAATGCCGCAGATCGTGAAGGGCATCATGGCGCGCAAGAAGTTCGTCTATCTCTGCACGAACGCGCTGCTGATGGAAAAGAAGATGGACGATTACGAGCCGAGCCCGTACTTCGTCTGGTCCGTTCACCTCGACGGCGACCGTGAAGCGCACGATCACTCGGTGTCGCAGCCGGGCACCTACGACAAGGCCGTCGCGGCCATCAAGGAAGCGAAGCGCCGCGGCTTCCGCGTGAACATCAACTGCACGCTGTTCAACGACGCGGAACCCGAACGTGTGGCGAAGTTCTTCGACACGCTCGGCCCGATCGGCGTGGACGGCATCACGGTTTCGCCGGGCTACGCGTACGAGCGCGCGCCGGATCAGCAACACTTCCTGAACCGCGACAAGACGAAGAACCTGTTCCGCGAGATCTTCAAGCGCGGCAACAACGGCAAGAACTGGTCGTTCAGCCAGTCGACGCTGTTCCTCGATTTCCTGGCCGGCAACCAGACGTATCAGTGCACGCCGTGGGGCAACCCGGCGCGTACGGTGTTCGGCTGGCAAAAGCCGTGCTATCTGGTCGGCGAAGGTTATGTGAAGACCTTCAAGGAACTGATGGAAACCACCGACTGGGACAAGTACGGCACAGGCAAGTATGAAAAGTGCGCGGACTGCATGGTCCACTGCGGCTTCGAGGCGACTGCCGTGATGGATACGGTGGCGCATCCGCTGAAGGCCGCGAAGATCGCGCTTTCGGGCCCGCGCACAACGGGCGCCTTTGCGAAGGATCTGCCGATCGACAAGCAGCGCCCGGCGGAGTATGTGTTCTCGAAGCACGTCGAGATCAAGCTGGAAGAGATCGGTCGGATGCAGAAGAACAAGGGGTCGAAGACGGCGGCTGCGGTGAACTGA
- the ispH gene encoding 4-hydroxy-3-methylbut-2-enyl diphosphate reductase, whose protein sequence is MRIILAQPRGFCAGVVRAIEIVDRALERHGAPVYVRHEIVHNRHVVDNLRGKGARFVEELDEVPHGAVAIFSAHGVARSVEKDAETRGLDVLDATCPLVTKVHVQGRQYVSQGRTLILIGHAGHPEVEGTIGQIPGKVVLVQSEAEVAKLTLETDAPVAYVTQTTLSVDDTRGIIDALQRRFTDIVGPDTRDICYATQNRQAAVRELSSQVDVLLVVGATNSSNSNRLREIGAESGVPSYLVADGSEIRPEWFANVQTVGITAGASAPEEMVKHVIDALRAFGHVEVSTMDGREEKVEFKLPAKLMQPLAAVAATAIREE, encoded by the coding sequence ATGCGTATCATCCTTGCTCAACCCCGCGGCTTTTGTGCGGGCGTGGTCCGTGCGATCGAAATCGTCGATCGGGCCCTCGAACGACATGGCGCACCGGTTTATGTGCGTCACGAGATCGTTCATAACCGTCATGTCGTCGATAATCTGCGCGGCAAGGGCGCTCGCTTCGTCGAAGAACTCGATGAAGTGCCGCACGGCGCAGTCGCCATTTTCAGCGCGCACGGCGTGGCGCGGAGTGTCGAGAAAGACGCGGAGACGCGCGGCCTCGACGTGCTCGACGCGACCTGCCCGCTCGTCACGAAGGTTCATGTGCAGGGCCGCCAGTATGTATCGCAGGGGCGCACGCTCATTCTGATCGGTCACGCGGGGCATCCCGAGGTGGAAGGCACGATCGGCCAGATTCCGGGCAAGGTGGTGCTCGTGCAGAGCGAAGCCGAGGTCGCGAAACTGACGCTCGAAACCGATGCGCCCGTGGCGTACGTCACGCAGACCACGCTGTCCGTGGACGACACGCGTGGCATCATCGATGCCTTGCAGCGGCGCTTCACGGATATCGTCGGGCCGGACACGCGCGACATCTGCTATGCAACGCAAAATCGCCAGGCCGCCGTGCGCGAGTTGTCGAGCCAGGTGGACGTGCTGCTCGTGGTCGGCGCTACCAACAGTTCCAATTCGAATCGTCTGCGGGAAATCGGCGCCGAGAGCGGCGTGCCGAGCTACCTCGTCGCGGACGGTTCGGAGATCAGGCCGGAGTGGTTTGCCAATGTGCAGACGGTCGGTATCACGGCGGGCGCTTCGGCGCCCGAGGAAATGGTCAAACATGTGATCGATGCCCTGCGCGCGTTCGGCCACGTCGAAGTCTCGACGATGGACGGCCGCGAGGAAAAGGTCGAATTCAAACTCCCCGCGAAACTCATGCAGCCGCTTGCCGCCGTCGCGGCCACGGCGATTCGCGAAGAATAA
- a CDS encoding glycosyltransferase yields MLLIAWLSFLIWIVLLFARGGFWRAEPAAALSETTIHAVGNAEIARRGAWPALVAVVPARNEADVIGRAVGSLLKQDYAGAFHVIVVDDHSTDGTASVALAAARDLGLEDRLTVLTAQPLPPGWSGKVWAQSQGIGAIDSLGLPAEYLMLTDADIYHPADAATQLVARTILEDRDLVSLMVRLRADSLWEKALIPAFVFFFAKLYPFAWVNDVKKPTAGAAGGCMLVRRSALVEAGGIESIRQELIDDCSLAARIKHRTGRSAARPIRLDLAEGSESLRPYDSWRDVWNMIARTAFTQLRYSPLLLVGTVIGMAIIYLAPPVLALTMGARAWPACAAWAFMCIAYGPMLRYYRRSLLWAPLLPLVALFYVSATIGSAVRYWSGKGGQWKARVQAPTQEGS; encoded by the coding sequence ATGCTATTAATCGCCTGGTTGTCTTTTCTGATCTGGATCGTGCTGCTTTTCGCGCGCGGCGGTTTCTGGCGTGCCGAGCCCGCGGCGGCGCTGTCCGAGACGACGATCCACGCTGTCGGCAATGCCGAGATCGCGCGCCGCGGCGCGTGGCCGGCGCTCGTCGCTGTCGTGCCTGCGCGTAACGAAGCCGATGTCATCGGGCGCGCGGTCGGCTCGTTGCTCAAGCAGGACTATGCGGGCGCGTTCCACGTGATCGTCGTCGATGACCATAGTACTGACGGCACCGCCAGCGTCGCACTCGCCGCCGCGCGCGACCTCGGTCTCGAAGACCGGCTGACGGTGCTGACCGCGCAGCCGCTGCCGCCGGGCTGGTCGGGCAAGGTGTGGGCGCAGTCGCAGGGCATCGGCGCGATCGATTCGCTCGGGTTGCCCGCCGAATACCTCATGCTCACCGACGCCGACATCTACCATCCGGCCGATGCCGCGACGCAACTCGTCGCGCGTACGATTCTCGAAGACCGCGACCTCGTTTCGCTGATGGTGCGTCTGCGTGCCGATTCGCTCTGGGAAAAGGCGCTGATCCCGGCGTTCGTGTTCTTCTTCGCCAAGCTTTATCCGTTCGCGTGGGTCAACGACGTGAAGAAACCGACGGCGGGCGCAGCCGGCGGCTGCATGCTGGTGCGCCGCTCGGCGCTGGTGGAGGCGGGCGGCATCGAATCGATCCGTCAGGAACTGATCGACGACTGCAGCCTCGCTGCGCGCATCAAGCATCGTACGGGCCGCAGCGCCGCGCGGCCGATTCGCCTCGATCTCGCCGAGGGCAGCGAATCGCTGCGTCCGTACGACAGCTGGCGCGATGTCTGGAACATGATCGCGCGCACGGCGTTCACGCAACTGCGTTATTCGCCGCTGCTGCTGGTCGGCACGGTGATCGGCATGGCGATCATCTATCTCGCGCCGCCGGTGCTCGCCCTGACGATGGGCGCACGCGCCTGGCCCGCGTGCGCCGCGTGGGCGTTCATGTGCATCGCTTACGGGCCGATGCTGCGCTACTACCGGAGATCGCTGCTGTGGGCGCCGCTGTTGCCGCTCGTCGCGTTGTTCTACGTGAGCGCGACGATCGGCTCGGCCGTGCGTTACTGGAGCGGGAAGGGCGGACAGTGGAAGGCGCGCGTACAGGCGCCGACGCAGGAAGGTTCCTGA
- a CDS encoding NADP-dependent isocitrate dehydrogenase has protein sequence MSNQQPTIIYTLTDEAPLLATSAFLPIIRTFVAPAGVNIETSDISVAGRILGEFGEFLTDEQKVPDNLAHLGELTQDADTNIIKLPNISASLHQLISAIKELQSKGYKLPDYPEEPKNDEEKAIRARYSKCLGSAVNPVLREGNSDRRAPLAVKNYAKKHPHSMGEWSMASRTHVAHMKHGDFYHGEKSITNDRAREVRMELVTKRGETIVLKPKVTLQEGEIVDSMFMSKNALVQFYEDQMEDARKTGVMLSLHVKATMMKVSHPIVFGHAVKVFYKDAFAKHAKLFEELGVNVNNGLVDLYSKIEALPESQRDEVIRDMHACHEHRPMLAMVDSAKGISNLHAPNDVIVDASMPAMIRAGGKMWGADGRPQDTKCLIPESTFARIYQEIINFCKTNGAFDPKTMGTVPNVGLMAQKAEEYGSHDKTFEIPEDGTARIVDNASGEVIEALTQQVEKGDIWRMCLVKDAPIRDWVKLAVTRVKNSGMPAVFWLDPYRPHENELIKKVETYLKDYDLTGLEIHIMSQVRAMRYTLERVIRGMDTISATGNILRDYLTDLFPIMELGTSAKMLSIVPLMAGGGLYETGAGGSAPKHVQQLVQENHLRWDSLGEFLALAVSLEELGIKHNNARAKLVAKALDAATGKLLDNNKSPSPKTGQLDNRGSQFYLATYWAQELAQQTEDRELAELFAPLAKTLTENEQKIVDELAAVQGQEADIGGYYKPDEKKLEAVMRPSKTLNAALADAEARAK, from the coding sequence ATGAGTAACCAGCAACCCACCATCATCTACACCCTGACCGACGAAGCCCCGCTGCTCGCGACCAGCGCCTTTCTGCCGATCATCCGCACCTTCGTCGCGCCGGCGGGCGTGAACATCGAAACGAGCGACATTTCCGTCGCGGGCCGCATCCTCGGCGAGTTCGGCGAATTTCTGACCGACGAGCAAAAGGTGCCGGACAACCTCGCGCATCTCGGCGAACTCACGCAAGACGCCGACACCAACATCATCAAGCTGCCGAACATCAGCGCGTCGCTGCATCAGCTGATCAGCGCGATCAAGGAACTGCAGTCGAAGGGCTACAAGCTGCCCGACTACCCCGAAGAGCCGAAGAACGACGAAGAGAAAGCCATCCGCGCGCGCTATTCGAAGTGCCTCGGCTCGGCCGTGAACCCGGTGCTGCGCGAAGGCAACTCGGACCGCCGCGCGCCGCTCGCGGTCAAGAACTACGCGAAGAAGCATCCGCACAGCATGGGCGAGTGGAGCATGGCTTCGCGCACGCACGTCGCGCACATGAAGCACGGCGACTTCTATCACGGCGAAAAGTCGATCACGAACGACCGCGCCCGCGAAGTGCGCATGGAACTCGTCACGAAGCGCGGCGAGACCATCGTGCTCAAGCCGAAGGTCACGCTGCAGGAAGGCGAGATCGTCGACAGCATGTTCATGAGCAAGAACGCGCTCGTGCAGTTCTACGAAGACCAGATGGAAGACGCGCGCAAGACCGGCGTCATGCTGTCGCTGCACGTCAAGGCGACCATGATGAAGGTGTCGCACCCGATCGTTTTCGGCCACGCCGTGAAGGTGTTCTACAAGGACGCGTTCGCCAAGCACGCGAAGCTGTTCGAGGAACTCGGCGTCAACGTGAACAACGGTCTCGTCGATCTGTACTCGAAAATCGAGGCGCTGCCGGAATCGCAGCGCGATGAAGTCATCCGCGACATGCACGCGTGCCACGAGCATCGCCCGATGCTCGCAATGGTCGATTCGGCCAAGGGCATCTCGAACCTGCACGCACCGAACGACGTGATCGTCGATGCCTCCATGCCCGCGATGATCCGCGCCGGCGGCAAGATGTGGGGCGCCGACGGCCGTCCGCAGGACACCAAGTGCCTGATCCCGGAAAGCACGTTTGCGCGCATCTATCAGGAAATCATCAACTTCTGCAAGACCAACGGCGCGTTCGACCCGAAGACCATGGGCACGGTCCCGAACGTCGGTCTGATGGCGCAGAAGGCCGAAGAGTACGGCTCGCACGACAAGACCTTCGAGATTCCGGAAGACGGCACGGCGCGCATCGTCGACAACGCGTCGGGCGAAGTCATCGAGGCGCTGACGCAGCAAGTCGAGAAGGGCGACATCTGGCGCATGTGCCTCGTCAAGGACGCGCCGATCCGCGACTGGGTCAAGCTCGCCGTGACGCGCGTGAAGAATTCGGGCATGCCCGCGGTGTTCTGGCTCGACCCGTATCGTCCGCACGAAAACGAACTGATCAAGAAGGTCGAAACGTACCTGAAGGACTACGACCTCACCGGCCTCGAAATCCACATCATGTCGCAAGTGCGCGCAATGCGTTACACGCTCGAACGCGTGATCCGCGGCATGGACACGATCTCGGCTACCGGTAACATCCTGCGCGACTATCTGACGGACCTGTTCCCGATCATGGAACTCGGCACCAGCGCGAAGATGCTGTCGATCGTTCCGCTGATGGCAGGCGGCGGCTTGTACGAGACCGGCGCGGGCGGCTCGGCACCGAAGCACGTGCAGCAACTCGTGCAGGAAAACCACCTGCGCTGGGACTCGCTCGGCGAATTCCTCGCGCTGGCGGTGTCGCTGGAAGAACTCGGCATCAAGCATAACAACGCGCGTGCGAAGCTCGTTGCGAAGGCGCTCGACGCCGCCACCGGCAAGCTGCTCGACAACAACAAGAGCCCGTCGCCGAAGACCGGCCAGTTGGACAATCGCGGCAGCCAGTTCTATCTCGCTACCTACTGGGCGCAGGAACTCGCGCAGCAGACGGAAGACCGCGAACTCGCCGAACTGTTCGCGCCGCTCGCGAAGACGCTGACTGAGAACGAGCAGAAGATCGTCGACGAACTCGCGGCCGTGCAAGGTCAGGAAGCGGACATCGGCGGCTACTACAAGCCGGACGAGAAGAAGCTCGAAGCCGTGATGCGTCCGAGCAAGACGCTCAACGCCGCGCTGGCCGATGCAGAGGCGCGCGCGAAGTAA
- the hpnA gene encoding hopanoid-associated sugar epimerase, with translation MTDFSGSRVLVTGASGFVGSAVARLAIARGFDVRVLVRATSPRKNVEALDAEIVVGDMRDEASMRAALKGVRFLFHVAADYRIWAPDPSEIERANLEGTEATMRAALAEGVERIVYTSSVATLKVTSSGAIVDETKPSDAASTIGAYKRSKVLAERAVERMVAQNALPAVIVNPSTPIGPRDVRPTPTGRIILEAATGKIPAFVDTGLNLVHVDDVANGHFLALERGKIGERYILGGENLPLQQMLADIAGFVGRKPPTIKLPRGPLYPLAVGAELFAKFSGKEPFVTVDALRMSKNKMYFTSAKAERELGYGARPYREGLKDALDWFRANGYFAG, from the coding sequence ATGACTGATTTTTCCGGCTCTCGCGTGCTTGTCACGGGCGCATCGGGATTTGTCGGGTCCGCGGTCGCGCGGCTCGCCATCGCACGCGGCTTCGACGTGCGCGTGCTTGTGCGCGCGACGAGTCCGCGCAAGAACGTCGAGGCGCTGGACGCGGAGATCGTCGTCGGCGACATGCGCGACGAAGCCTCGATGCGCGCCGCGCTCAAAGGCGTGCGCTTCCTTTTCCACGTCGCGGCGGATTACCGCATCTGGGCGCCGGACCCGAGCGAAATCGAGCGCGCCAACCTCGAAGGCACCGAGGCGACCATGCGCGCGGCGCTGGCCGAAGGCGTCGAGCGCATCGTCTATACGAGCAGCGTCGCGACGCTCAAGGTGACGAGTTCCGGCGCGATCGTCGACGAAACCAAACCCTCCGATGCGGCGAGCACGATCGGCGCCTACAAGCGCAGCAAGGTGCTGGCCGAGCGCGCGGTCGAGCGCATGGTCGCCCAAAACGCGCTGCCTGCGGTGATCGTCAATCCGTCGACGCCGATCGGCCCGCGCGACGTGCGCCCGACGCCGACCGGGCGCATCATCCTCGAAGCGGCGACGGGCAAGATTCCGGCGTTCGTCGATACCGGCCTGAACCTCGTGCACGTCGATGACGTCGCGAACGGGCATTTTCTCGCGCTGGAACGCGGCAAGATCGGCGAACGGTACATTCTCGGCGGCGAAAACCTGCCGTTGCAGCAGATGCTGGCGGATATCGCGGGCTTCGTCGGGCGCAAGCCGCCGACCATCAAGCTGCCGCGCGGGCCGCTCTATCCGCTCGCGGTCGGCGCGGAACTGTTCGCGAAGTTCAGCGGCAAAGAGCCGTTCGTCACCGTGGACGCGCTGCGCATGTCGAAGAACAAGATGTACTTCACCTCGGCCAAGGCCGAACGCGAACTGGGATACGGCGCGCGTCCGTATCGCGAGGGGCTGAAGGACGCGCTCGACTGGTTCCGCGCAAACGGCTATTTCGCCGGGTGA
- a CDS encoding response regulator: MPQDTRNLTSWIYLAIAIALAAVFAIDLLTPMRVAIWVFYVLPVVLCVWANRPAMPIVVATVSSALMIAGYVFSSADASANPEVLQLNRAMGIVVLLVLAAVAHLYIKSRLAVQRTAWLQQGIVQLALQLRGEQSPDSIGASVLRSIVPYVDAKVAVVYALEGEVLVRVAAWALPDEDSAPRRIARGEGLVGQALADARVLELRDASAHYLRTGSALGKAAASRVVIAPLYADGDVAGAIELGFVGVEGRFDDARALLDMAAEPIGVALRSAKYRARLVELLDETQRQSEEMQVQQEELRVSNEELEERGRALQDSQARLEQQQAELEQTNVQLEEHTQHLERQKAELLQAQQELTANALEMERASQYKSEFLANMSHELRTPLNSSLILAKLLQDNKQGNLTDEQVRFAATIHSSNSDLLSLINDILDLSKVEAGQMDVQFAPAAVDSILEALKQSFAPVAQNKGLEFITEHGENVPQYFVTDSQRLLQVLRNLLSNAFKFTERGSVTVAVQRASDNALRFEVRDTGIGIAREKQDMIFQAFQQADGTTSRRYGGSGLGLSISREFSRLLGGTVAVTSEPGKGSVFSVTLPIAAREGTVVAKLDTLTQTGEPAPAAMQQAAPAPVKAPPPQPPMPMPSTMPEPMPIADDRAERKHPDRAILVIEDDQTFARILYDLAHELEFDCVHAATATQGVELARSMQPSGILLDIGLPDQSGLTVLEWLKHDPLTRHIPIHIVSATDHADVALHLGAIGYTLKPSARDDLATAIRKLEARSSQGMRRVLVVEDDPALRQSIHALLASETVAIVEAGSIAEALDEMQRASFDCVVMDLALPDGSGYELLERVSTSGGPASPPVIVYTGRLLSQEEEQRLRRYSKSIIIKGAKSPERLLDEVTLFLHSVESALPPEQQRMLRAARQRDDVFEGRTILLAEDDVRNIFALSRVIEPLGATLEIARNGREALEALARRSDIDLVLMDVMMPEMDGLTAMTEIRKQAQHARLPIIALTAKAMPSDRQKCLEAGADDYISKPIDVDKLVSLCRVWLRQR, translated from the coding sequence ATGCCTCAAGACACTCGGAACCTAACCTCCTGGATCTACCTCGCCATCGCGATCGCGCTTGCCGCCGTGTTCGCCATCGATCTGCTCACGCCCATGCGTGTCGCGATCTGGGTGTTCTACGTGCTGCCTGTCGTCCTGTGCGTGTGGGCGAACCGGCCGGCTATGCCGATCGTCGTTGCCACGGTTTCGTCGGCGCTGATGATCGCGGGCTACGTATTCTCCTCCGCCGACGCAAGCGCGAACCCCGAAGTGCTGCAACTCAATCGCGCGATGGGCATTGTCGTGCTGCTCGTGCTCGCGGCGGTGGCGCATCTGTATATCAAATCGCGGCTCGCGGTTCAACGCACGGCCTGGCTGCAGCAGGGCATCGTGCAGCTTGCGCTGCAACTGCGCGGCGAGCAGTCTCCGGATTCGATCGGCGCGAGCGTGCTGCGTTCGATCGTGCCGTACGTCGATGCCAAAGTGGCTGTGGTCTATGCGCTCGAAGGCGAGGTGCTCGTGCGCGTGGCGGCGTGGGCGTTGCCGGACGAGGACAGCGCGCCGCGCCGGATTGCGCGGGGCGAAGGGCTCGTCGGCCAGGCGCTCGCCGATGCGCGCGTGCTCGAACTGCGCGACGCTTCCGCGCACTATCTGAGAACCGGTTCCGCGCTGGGGAAAGCGGCGGCGTCGCGTGTCGTGATCGCGCCGCTCTACGCCGACGGCGACGTGGCCGGCGCGATCGAGCTGGGTTTCGTCGGCGTCGAAGGCCGTTTCGACGATGCCCGCGCGCTGCTCGACATGGCCGCGGAGCCGATCGGCGTTGCGCTGCGCTCGGCGAAGTATCGTGCGCGTCTCGTCGAACTGCTGGATGAAACGCAGCGCCAGAGCGAGGAAATGCAGGTGCAGCAGGAAGAGCTGCGCGTGTCGAACGAGGAACTGGAGGAGCGCGGCCGGGCGTTGCAGGATTCGCAGGCGCGGCTGGAGCAGCAGCAGGCGGAACTGGAACAGACCAATGTCCAGCTCGAAGAACACACGCAGCATCTGGAGCGGCAGAAGGCCGAGCTTTTGCAGGCGCAGCAGGAACTGACCGCGAACGCGCTGGAAATGGAGCGCGCGAGCCAGTACAAGTCGGAGTTCCTCGCGAACATGTCGCACGAGTTGCGCACGCCGCTCAACAGCTCGCTGATTCTCGCGAAGCTCCTGCAGGACAACAAGCAAGGCAATCTCACCGACGAACAGGTGCGGTTCGCCGCGACGATTCATTCGTCGAACAGCGATCTGCTCTCGCTCATCAACGACATTCTCGATCTGTCGAAAGTCGAGGCCGGTCAGATGGACGTGCAATTCGCGCCCGCCGCCGTCGATTCGATCCTGGAGGCACTGAAGCAGTCCTTCGCGCCCGTCGCGCAGAACAAGGGCCTCGAATTCATCACCGAACACGGCGAGAACGTGCCGCAGTATTTCGTCACGGACAGCCAGCGGCTGCTGCAAGTGCTGCGCAATCTGCTGTCGAACGCGTTCAAGTTCACCGAGCGCGGCAGCGTGACGGTCGCGGTGCAGCGCGCAAGCGACAATGCGCTGCGTTTCGAGGTGCGCGATACGGGCATCGGCATCGCGCGGGAAAAGCAGGACATGATCTTCCAGGCGTTCCAGCAGGCCGACGGCACCACGAGCCGCAGATACGGCGGCAGCGGCCTCGGACTGTCGATCTCGCGCGAATTTTCGCGTCTGCTGGGCGGCACGGTCGCGGTAACGAGCGAACCGGGCAAGGGCAGCGTGTTTTCCGTGACGCTGCCGATCGCCGCGCGCGAGGGCACCGTCGTCGCGAAGCTCGACACGCTCACGCAGACGGGCGAGCCCGCGCCCGCGGCCATGCAGCAAGCCGCGCCCGCGCCGGTCAAGGCACCGCCGCCTCAGCCGCCCATGCCAATGCCGTCTACGATGCCCGAGCCGATGCCTATCGCCGACGACCGCGCCGAACGGAAGCATCCGGATCGCGCGATTCTCGTCATCGAGGACGATCAGACGTTCGCGCGCATTCTCTACGATCTCGCCCACGAGCTCGAATTCGACTGCGTGCACGCCGCCACCGCGACGCAAGGCGTGGAACTCGCGCGCTCGATGCAGCCGAGCGGCATCCTGCTCGACATCGGCTTGCCGGACCAGTCCGGTCTCACGGTGCTCGAATGGCTCAAGCACGATCCGCTCACGCGTCATATTCCGATCCATATCGTGTCCGCGACCGATCACGCCGATGTCGCGCTGCATCTCGGCGCGATCGGCTACACGCTCAAGCCGAGCGCGCGCGACGATCTCGCAACCGCGATCCGCAAGCTCGAAGCGCGTTCGTCGCAGGGCATGCGCCGCGTGCTCGTCGTGGAGGACGATCCGGCGCTGCGCCAGAGCATCCACGCGCTGCTCGCGAGCGAGACGGTGGCGATCGTCGAGGCGGGGTCGATTGCCGAGGCGCTCGACGAAATGCAGCGCGCGTCCTTCGATTGCGTCGTGATGGATCTCGCGCTGCCCGACGGCTCCGGCTACGAACTGCTCGAACGCGTGTCGACGAGCGGCGGCCCCGCGTCGCCGCCGGTGATCGTCTATACGGGACGGCTGCTGTCGCAGGAAGAAGAGCAGCGCCTGCGCCGTTATTCGAAATCGATCATCATCAAGGGGGCGAAGTCGCCGGAGCGTCTGCTCGACGAAGTGACGCTGTTCCTGCACAGCGTCGAGAGCGCGTTGCCGCCGGAACAGCAGCGCATGCTGCGCGCGGCGCGTCAGCGCGACGACGTGTTCGAAGGCCGCACGATCCTCCTCGCCGAGGACGACGTGCGCAACATCTTCGCGCTCTCGCGCGTGATCGAGCCGCTCGGCGCCACGCTCGAAATCGCGCGCAACGGGCGCGAGGCGCTCGAAGCGCTTGCGCGCCGCAGCGACATCGACCTCGTTCTGATGGACGTGATGATGCCCGAGATGGACGGCCTGACCGCGATGACCGAAATTCGCAAGCAGGCGCAGCATGCGCGGCTGCCGATCATCGCGCTGACGGCGAAGGCAATGCCGAGCGACCGCCAGAAATGTCTCGAAGCGGGTGCGGACGATTACATATCCAAGCCCATCGATGTGGATAAGCTCGTCTCGCTGTGCCGCGTATGGCTGCGGCAACGATGA